GACGATATCGACGCTACCGGCATCAATGAAAGCCGTTACGGCGTCTTCATGCTCACGGTGGCGAGTTTCTTCATCGCCGAAATCGGCGACAAGACCCAACTCGCCACCGTCGCGTTGGCGGCCAAGTACAGCAATCTCGCCATGGTCATCGCCGGCAGCACGCTGGGCATGCTCATCGCCGATGTGCCGGCGGTGTTTCTCGGTAAGATCGCGGCACCGAATTTCCCCTTCAAATTAGTCCGCATCGTCGCCGCCACCCTGTTTGCCGTGCTCGGCATCTTGGTGCTGAGCGGCGTCGGAGCCGCTTTCGCTTGAACCTCAGCGAACCGGATAGCCAGAGCGCCGCAAGCTCTACCGTCACTATTCAAGAAAGTACACAAGCATGAGTCAATTCAAACTTGCCGCCGGCAGCACCGTTAAATTCGGCGCTATTTCGACCGAACTCTATCCACTGTTACGCAACGGCATCCCCGGTAACCGACCCGGCCATGTGTTTGCCGACGCCGATCAAAGCGCCGTCGATGGCGTTGCCATCGGCGAGTTGATGGCGTACTTCTCAGCCTGCGCCGGTTTTTGTCGCAATACCGGTGAGCTGCATCAGCGCTATCCGGAGACGATGGGCCAATTCGTAACTGCCTTGCAAGAGCATCGCGGCGACAAGCCACAATTTCCTGAACTCGAAGAAATTGCCCAGCAAGTCGGTTTGCCTATCGTGGTGGAGATGGTGCTTGAGGAAGATTGCGAATTGCAAGCCGATGCGCACTTTGTCAGTACCGAGCAAGCCGAAAGAAGTTGGAAATTATGGCGTAGCGGTACTTTGCAGCGCGCCGGCGGCATTCCACCCAGCTGGATCAAACAGTTCTACTTTCCACGCCTGCTCGATTACCGCGATGTCAGTGCGGCGCGCAATCCACGCAGCTTGGAACAAACGACTGACACCGCCTTAATGGTCGGCGGTTTGATGCAAAATTGGCATAAAGATACGCCAGGAGATTTGTTGGCAGCTTTCCGGAAACAATATGGCCGCATCAATTTCTCTCAGCGCAGCAATATGGATGAGACGGCACTCGAACGTTTTTTCAACCTCAATGCGCTGATCGACCCGGCGACGCGCTTGCTCAATCAAATGACGATCTGGCAAGATGTTCACGCTTTGGCGAAGAAACAAGGTTTGAGCTTGGGCAGTGCGGATTAACTTACTTTCGCCCCTCATTATTTTCAGAAAATTCCTACATCGATAGCGCTTCACACCGCACGGCTCTTTATGGTATTTTTTATCTGTCTCTCGGTTTACTGCATGCGAGTTGGACAGAGAAATGGCCGACGACAGCATTTCCCAGCTGTCTTCTTAGTACTTGTTACTATCCTTTCGATATCCTATGTTCACTCTGATTGATATATTGGAGAATTCAATATGACTCAAAC
The sequence above is drawn from the Undibacterium sp. CCC3.4 genome and encodes:
- a CDS encoding TMEM165/GDT1 family protein, which translates into the protein MEAFLVSVLAITIGEIGDKTQLLALLLAARYKKPLPIILGILVATLANHLLAGLFGQWVASHVPAHILRWALGLSFLGIAAWTLKPDDIDATGINESRYGVFMLTVASFFIAEIGDKTQLATVALAAKYSNLAMVIAGSTLGMLIADVPAVFLGKIAAPNFPFKLVRIVAATLFAVLGILVLSGVGAAFA